The DNA sequence AGATGGCGGCGGTGTCCGGGAAAGTGGGCGTCAGCCGACGGGGCGCCGAACCCGACGATCAGGTCATCCCGACGTCGGAAAGTTTGCTGCCGATCCCTGAATCGCTGGCTGGCCTGCTCCCTGGCGGGTTGCCGCGTGGGGCGGTGGCGGTGGTCTCCGGGGCCCGGTCGCTACCGGTGAGCATGGCCGCCGCGGTGAGCGCCGGCGGCGGCCATGTGGCCGTGGTCGGGGTGCCGGATTTCGGTCTGCTCGCCGCTGCGGAGATGGGGGCGGATCTGAGCCGGATCGCGGTGGTCCCCGATCCGGGTACCGATCCGGTCGAGGTGGCCGCGGTGCTGATGGACGGGATGGACCTGGTGGTGCTTGGCCTGGCCGGCGCGACGGTGAGCGCAACCCGCGCACGGGCCGTGGTGGCCCGGGCCCGCCAGAGGGGTTGCGCCCTGGTGGTCACCCGGGGGGACTGGCAGGGTGCCTCGATCCGGCTGGACGCCCGGGTGCGCGGCTATGAGGTGACCGCTGGGCGCAGCGGTGTGCCGGTGGCGGGGTGCGGGCGGATCAGCCGGGTGCGATTGTCCGTGCGGGCCGGTGGTCGGTCGGTCCGGTCGAGGACGGGCTGATGTGACCGCCCGGGTTCTGGCGATCTGGTGCATGGACTGGCCGGCGGTGGCCGCTGCGGTGGCCGTGGGCCTGGAGGCCACCGCGCCGGTGGCCGTCACCCTGGCCAACCGGGTGATTGCGTGTTCATCGGCGGCCCGCGCAGCCGGGGTGCGTCGCGGATTGCGGCGGCGCGAATCGCAGGCGCGCTGCCCGCAGTTGTATGTGGTGGCCGCCGACCCGGCCCGCGACGCACGTTTCTTCGAGGGTGTGACGGCCGCGGTCGACGAGGTGGTGCCCCGTGCTGAGGTGTTGCGGCCCGGCCTGCTGGTGCTGGCCGTGCGGGGTGCGGCCCGCTACTTCGGCTCCGAGCAGGATGCCGCCGAGCGTCTGGTCGACGCCGTTGCCGCAGCCGGTGCCGAATGCCAGGTCGGTATTGCCGACCAGTTGGGCACTGCGGTCTTCGCGGCCAAAGCCGGCCGGGTGATCGAGCCCGGCCAGGATGCGGCGTTCCTCTCGACGTTGTCCATCCGGCAGCTCGCCGCTGAACCGAGCCTGTCCGGTCCCGGCCGTGATGAGCTCGCGGACTTGTTGTGGCGCATGGGCATTCGTACGTTCGGTCAGTTCGCCGAATTCTCCCGTAGCGATGTGGCCTCCCGATTCGATGCCGACGCAGTGGCTGCTCATCGACTGGCCCGCGGGGAGCCGGTGCGCGGGCCGTCGGGCCGTGCGGTGCCTGCCGAACTCGATGCCGTGCTCACCTGCGACCCGCCCATCGACCGGGTGGACGCCGCCGCCTTCGCCGGGCGCGCGCTGGCCGCCGCGCTGCATCGCAGCCTGGAGTCGGCCGGTGTCGGGTGTACCCGGCTGGCCATTCACGCTGTCACCGCCAAAGGCGGGGAACTGACCCGGGTGTGGCGGTGTGCCGAACCGCTGACCGAGGATGCCACCGCCGACCGGGTGCGCTGGCAGCTCGACGGCTGGCTCAATCAGCGCCGCGCGCAGGACCGCCCCAACGCCCCGGTGACGCTGCTGCGGCTGCAGCCGGTGGAAGTCGTGTCCGCCGAGGCGCTTCAGCTTCCGCTCTGGGGCGGGGTGGGGGAGGAGGACCGGTTGCGGGCCCGCCGCGCGCTGGTCCGGGTGCAGGGCCTGCTGGGTCAGGAGGCTGTCCAGCTGCCGATGCTGTCCGGCGGCCGCGGCCCCGCCGAGCGGATCACCCTGACTCCGCTCGGTGACGAACAGGTGCCCAGAGCCGACCCGAACCGGCCGTGGCCCGGCCGGCTGCCCGACCCGGCTCCCACGGTGCTCCTCGATGATCCGGTGGAACTGCTTGATGCCCAGGGTAATCCGGTCAAGGTCACTGCGCGGGGGATGTTCACCGCCGAACCGGCACACCTGGACGGCCAGTACCCGGGCGAGTTGAGGTGGTGGGCCGGGCCGTGGCCGGTGGACGAACGGTGGTGGGATCAAGCAGAGCCGTCCCGCGCCGGTCGGACGGCGCGGGCCCAGGTGCTGGTGGGGGAGGAGCCGGGCACCGCGCTGCTGCTGTGTTACCGGCAGCGCCGGTGGTACCTGGAAGGGGTTTACGAATGACCCAGCGCCCGGGCGAAGGGTCCCACCCGTTCGATGTAGAGGTCGAAGAACGCCGCCGGGTCCACCTCGACACCGATGTGCGCGTTGGGTTCCCGGCCCCAATGCCGGCTCCAGTCGGCGATCGTCATCGCCCGCGTCAGCGTGCCGGTCAGTTCCACGTCGACGGTCGCGGCCCGGGTCCCGATGATGCCAGGGTCCAGTGCCACCGCCGCTGCCAGCGGGTCGTGCAGGTGAGCCAGAAAGCCCTCGCCCTGGTCGAAGTGGAACTCGAAGTAGAAGCGCATCGCATCTTCGAGCGCGCGGATCAGTGGGTTGTCGGCCACCGACCGGGTGCCCCTCGAGTCGAGCACGCTCATCGTCACCGACGCCGACTCCGCCGCTCCGGCCAGCCGGCTCAGAATCGCCGGGGTCAGTGCGATGTTCTCGGTGAGGTTCAGGCCGCATACGATCGGAAGTTGATGCGGTTCAATCGCATTCGACTCCACAGCCCGCCCCCACGCGGCGAACACCTCGGCAGCGGCCTCCGGGTCGACGCTGATGTTCCACTCCGCCACCGGCGTGGTGTTACCGCGGTAGTCGAACGAACCGCCCATGATCACCAACCGCCGCAGCAGCGACGGCAGGTGTGGTTCGGCACGAACGGCCAGTGCCAGATTGGTCAGCGGGCCGGTCACCAGACCGATCAGCTCACCGGGGCGGCCGTGCGCGGCCCGCACCCAGGCTTCGGCGGAGTCATACGACGTGAGTTCACGGCTGTGCGTGGGGAGTTCGGCGTACCCGAGGCCCCCGGGTCCGTGCGTGTCCTCTGCGGTGCGCATGGTGTCCGCCAGTGGCTCGCCGGCTCCCCGCGAGACCGGAATGTCACCGGCCCGGCACAGTTCGAGCAGCCCGAGGTTGTTGCGGCAGACCTGGTCGACATCGACGTTGCCACCGGTGGAGGCGATACCGACCAGGTCGGCATCGGGACTGGCGAGCAGGTAGACCAGTGCCATCGCATCATCGACACCGGTGTCCACATCGGCGAACACAGGCAGCCGTGCTGTCGTGTTCCGGGCCGTCGTCACGGCGGTAACGTTACCGTCAGCCGGCCGCGGCCACCTCGTCGCGGAACCAGTCCGGCCACTCCCGCTTCTCGAACGTCGTCGCGTCGACGCAGACGTGGATCATCGTCGCCTCGGCCACCACATCGGTTCCGCGCCGGATCGCGTAGGTGCTGCGCAGCGAGGTGCGACCCGGCTGATCGAGGGCGACCTCGACCACCAGCTCCTCGTCGAACCCGGCGGGCAATCGGAACTGCAGCTCGGCGGCGGCGACCACCACGTCGATACCGCGATCCACCAGAACCTGGATACCTCCGACCACACCGCGCAGCGCCTCGGTGTGGGCCATGTCGATCCAGGTCAGGTAGTGACCGTTGAACACCCGGCCCTGCATGTCACACTCCACGTAGCGCACCCGCAACGGCATGCTGAATCTGGCCACGCCGAATCCTAGAACGCCGAAATCCTAGAAGTCGGTGATGCCGTCCCAATCGACCAGCGTCCACCCGATGTAGGGGTTACCGGTGATCACCACTCGGCCGGTGTTGGGCAGCGGGTGGTCGGTGGCCAGGCTGTCCTTGGCGTTGCGCACGTTCAGCAGCGTCCACAACATGATCGAGGCGGCGCTGGAGAACGCGACCGGCTTGGTGTCACCGCTGTCGTAGATGCGCTGCACCGCCGAGGTGAACTTACCGTTGAACTCCGTGCCGCTCACCGATCCCGGAATGGAGAAGTTGGTGAAGCCGCGCATCCAGTCCATCGGCGCCACCAGGTAGGTCGCGGCCGCCTTGTCCATGTTGTCGCCGTTGAACCAGCCCGCGGAGATCTCGTTGAGCCCGGGCAACACGTTGACCGGTTTGCCCAACGCCTTGGACATCGGGTCGGCGGTCTGTTGGGTCCGGACCATCTCTGAGGCGTAGATGCCGTCGTAGTCATTGCCCTTGAGCCGGTTGGCCACCGCAATCGCCTGCTGCTGGCCGGCCGGTGTCAGCGACGGGCCGGGCACCAAGGTGTCGATGATCCCGTCCTTATTGGCCTGGGACTCCCCATGCCGGATGAATGTCAGTGTGATCGTGCGTTCCTTGGGACCTGACGAGCCGCAGCCCGCGACGAGAACAGCCGCCAGCAGTGCGGCAAGAACCGCGACAAGAGTTCGCACACCCGAGCGTTGCATGCCAACAGCCTGCCCTGTCTGAGGCCCCGGTGTGTGAGATTTTCGGTAGTGCGACCATTTCTCGGTAGTACGAAGACTGAGTCCATCACCAACCCAGGAGTGGCGCTATGGCCCTTGACCCCACGGCAATCGGAGCAGTGACCGAACCTCAAATCTTCGAGTGGACCGAACGCGACACCCTGCTCTACGCCGTCGGCGTGGGCGCCGGTGTCGACGATCTGGCCTACACGACCGAGAACAGTCACGACATCCCCCAACAGGTGCTGCCTACCTTCGCCGTGATCTGCTGCCCCGGCTTTTCCGCGGTGGGCAAGGTGGGAACCTTCGACTTCGGCAAGTTGCTGCACGGTTCGCAGGAGATCCGGCTGCACAAGCCGCTGCCACCTGCTGGCTCGTTGTCGGTGGTCGGTGAGGTGATCGACGTCCAGGACAAGGGTGAAGGCAAGAACGGCATCGTCATGTTGCGGGACATCGGATCTGACCCGGTCACCGGTGAAGTCGTCGTCGAGACGACGGCGACCGCGGTGATCCGCGGGGCCGGCGGGTTCGGGGGTGAGCCCGGTCAGCGCCCGCCCGCCCCGGAGTTCCCCGACCGCGACCCCGACGTCCGGGTCGTGATGCCAACCCGGGTCGACCAGGCCCTGATCTACCGGCTTTCCGGTGACCGCAACCCGCTGCACAGCGATCCCTGGTTCGCCCGCGAGCTGGCCGGCTTCCCGACGCCGATCCTGCACGGGCTGTGCACCTACGGCTTCGCCGGACGTGCCCTGCTGGGCGAACTTGCCGGCAACGACTCCTCGAAGCTGACGGCGGTCGCCGCACGGTTCTCCTCCCCGGTGTTCCCCGGGGAAACGCTGACGACGTCTATCTGGCGCACCGAGGCGGGCAAGGCCGTTTACCGCACCGAGGCCGCTGGGCCGGACGGCTCCAACAGCCGAGTGGTCCTCGACGACGGAGCCGCCGAGTACCTCGACTGAGCGCGGCGCCGGCAGTACCGCTAGCCGACCGCGCCGCCGACCAGGTGGCCGATCCCGAAGGTGATCGCCATGGCCAGTGCGCCGCCGATCACCACCCGTTGGATCGCGCGGCCGGCGTCGGCGCCGCCGAGGCGGGCGCTGAGCCAGCCGGTGACTGCCAGCGCGATGAGCACCGCGGCGAAGGTGATCGGAATCCGAGTCGACGGCGGCGGCAGCAGGATGGCCAGCATCGGCAGGATCGCCCCGACGGTGAACGCAATGGCCGACGAGATCGCGGCCTGCCACGGATTGGTCAGCTCCTCGGGGTCGATGCCGAGTTCGATGTCGATGTGCGCGGCGAACGCGTCGTGGTCGGTGAGTTCCTCGGCCACCGTGCGGGCGGTGGCCGGTGTGAGGCCTTTGGCTTCGTAGAGTGCGGCCAGTTCATCGAGTTCGGCGGCGGGCTGAGTGTCCAGCTCCCGGCGCTCCTTCTGCAGCAGCGCCTTCTCGGTGTCGCGCTGGGTGCTCACGGACACGTACTCGCCCAGGGCCATCGACAGCGCGCCGGCAGCCAGGCCGGCGATGCCCGCGGTGAAGATCGGATCGCGGTCGGTGGTGGCGGCCGCGACGCCGACGACGATGCCGGCCACCGACACGATCCCGTCGTTGGCACCGAGCACGCCGGCCCGCAGCCAGTTCAGCTTGCTGCCGATCGCGCCGTGATGCGGCTCAGCCGGATGTAGTTGGGGCTCTGGCGTGTCCGGTGTCTCGCTCACGGGGAAAGCGTAGGTCCTTGGCCGTACGCCCGCGCGATGTCGGGCGAGTCGGCCCAACCGGAATATGTGGGGCGTTGCGGCCAGCCATCGGGGGAGTCCTGCCATTCTTCCTGGCGGCCCCAGGGAAGTACGTCGATGAGACCGAAAGAGTGGCTGAGCTGTTCGGTGCCACGGCCATTGGTGTGCCATGTCCGGTACACCCGATCCGCACTGTCACGTAAGAAGACGTTCACCGCGAAACCGCCACCGGGGCCGGCGTCGACGTCGGTGCCGAACGAACTCTGGGCCGAGGAGTACCAGTCCATCTGGTTGCCGACCCTCGCCTTGTAGGCCATGGCTTCCTCGATCGGCCCGTTGGTGACGATCACGAAGCGGGCGTCGTAGTTGGCCAGGAACTCCAGTCGGGTGAACTGTGAGGTGAACCCCGTGCAGCCCGGGCACTGCCATTGCGCGCCGTCGCTCCACATGTGGTGGTAGACGATCAACTGGGAGTGGCCGTCGAATACCTCGGCCAGCCTGATCGGTCCGTCCGGCCCGATCAGGGTGTAGTCGGGCAGTTCCACCATCGGCAGCCTGCGCCGTTGGGCGGCGATGGCGTCGAGTTCACGGGTCGCGGCCTTCTCCCGGGCGCGCAGGTCATCGAGCGCGGCGCGCCAGGTCTGTTGGTCGACCACGGGTGGCAGGGCGGACATAGCGGCTCCTCACTGTCGGGTGTCAGAAGTGTTGACCACCTCGGTATTGACCGCCGTGCTCGCCAAAAATCATCGCGGGGCAAGCCCGGACAGCGATGGGGGCAGCGGACGCTGATGTAGGACACCCAGGCGCTGGGTGGCACGGGTGAGCGCGACGTAGAGTTCGGCGGCGCCGCGCGGCCCGTCGGCCAGGATGAGGTCGGGCTCCACCACCAGCACCGCGTCGAACTCCAGGCCCTTGGTCTCCGACGGCGCGACCGCACCCGGCACGCCCGGTGGTCCGATCACGACGCTGGTGCCCTCGCGGTCGGCCTCGGCCGCGACGAATTCGTCAATGGCAGAAGCCATCTCCTGTTCGCTCACCTGCCGGGACCAGGGGGCAACGCCGCACGCACGCACCGACTCCGGTGGGCGGACATCGGGGGCGAACTCGGCGAGCACCGCGGCCGCCACCGCCATGATCTCGGCGGGCGTGCGGTAGTTCACCGACAGCGACCGGTAGATCCAGCGGTCGGGTACATAGGGTTCCAGCATCTGCGCCCATGATGTCGCGCCCGCCATGGACCGTCGTTGGGCGAGGTCGCCGACGACGGTGAACGACCGGCTCGGGCAGCGCCGCATCAGCACCCGCCAGTCCATCTCCGAGAGCTCCTGGGCTTCGTCGACCACCACATGCCGGTAGGTCCAATCCCGGTCGGCGGCGGCGCGTTCGGCAAGATCGCGGTAGTCGCGCTCGGTGAAGCGTTCGGCGAGGCCCTCGGCGTCGATCAGATCCTGCGCCAGCAGGTGGTCTTCGTCGTCCATGAGATCCTCGTGGGCGACCATGTTCTCCAAAACGCCTCTGGCGTAGTCGGTTTCTTCCCGGAGTGCCTGTGCGGCGGCGTCGTCGGCCGCCTTGTCACGGCCCAGCAGATCGACCAATTCGTCGAGCAACGGCACATCCGAGGTTGTCCAGGCGTCGCCGACTTCCCGATGCAACGCCGGGTCGGCACCGGCGGCGCGCAACCGCTCGGGCGAGCTGTACAGCTCGGCCAACAGCTCGTGCGGCTCGAGGACCGGCCAGAGTTGATCGAGGGCCGACAGGAACCGCTCATTGTCTTCGAGGTCGGCGAGCAGGTCCGCCCTGACCTTCTCCCAGGCGTCCTTGTTCTCGCGGGTCAGCCAGCCGCGGCCGATCCGGGCGACCCCGCGCTCGGTCAGGACGTAGGTGACGATGTCGCGGAACACCGCACGAGCGGCGTTGTGGGGCAGTCCGCTTGCGCGGGCCTCGTCGATCGCCCACCCGGCGGTGTCAGCGGCGATCTGCATCGTCACATCACCCAGTGGGATCTCCAATGGTTGCTCGGGCACGCGTTGGCGGTCGGCGATCGCCGCCGCGAGGACGTCCAGCATCGCGCGAGAACCCTTGATGCGAGCGACATCTGGGGCGTCCTCGGCGGTGACGTGCAGACCGGGCAGGAGATCGCCGACCGTCATGAACACCACCTCGGATTCGCCGAGGGAGGGCAGCACCCGGCTGATGTGGTTCATGAACGCGTGGTTGGGGCCGACGACCAGCACCCCGTGCCGTTCGATCCGCTCCCGCTGGGTGTAGAGCAGGTACGCAACGCGATGCAGTGCCACCACCGTCTTGCCGGTGCCGGGTCCGCCCTCGATCACCAGCACCCCCGGGTGCTCGAGGCGGATGATCTCGTCCTGTTCGGACTGGATGGTCGCTACGATGTCGCGCATGCCCTCACCGCGGGGCGCGTTGACCGCGTACAGCAGTGCGGCGTCGCTGCTCAACGGACTGTCGTCACCCGCATCAGGGTCGGGCCTGCCGAAGACTTCGTCGGTGAAATCGAGCAGCCGGCGTCCCAGGGAGTGGAACTGGCGCCGCCGGCGCATGCCCTCGGGGCTGGCGGCGGTGGCGATGTAGAAGGCGCGGGCGGCCGGGGCGCGCCAGTCCAGCAGCAGTGTCTCGTGATCGTTGTCCTCGTCGAAGATCCCGATCCGGCCGACGTAGAGCCGCTCACCGTTCACCGCGTCCAGCCGCCCGAAGCACAATCCGTGGTCGGCGACGTCCAGCCGGGCGGCCAACCGGGCCAGCGCCCGCACCTCGGCGTCGCGGGCCACCAGCGTCCCGCCGTCCTGAACGTCGATCGGGCCGCCGAGTGCGGCGCGGTACTGGGCCCTAACCCGTCTGCGCTTGCCGTCCAGTCGGTCGTAGAGGTCCGTCAGGTAATCCTGCTCGGACTCCAGTTCACGATCGTGTGCCTGCGACGTCATACCCCTCATTTCCACGGTTGTGTCAGGCGAGTGTGCGGGACGACCCGGGCCTTGCCGCAAGCCCCCTGGTCGGCTATAGGTTGAAGTGGGAAGTCGATGGGGGAATTCCCCGAGCCTGGCCTTAGAACATATGTTCGATTAAGCTGGCGTGCGTGGGGTGGCACAACGGCCCGCCCAGCTGGGGCGAGATGGAGCGGGTGCTCAACAGCAAGCCGCGCCGCAGTGGGATGTCGCTGGGGGAGCCACACGCCGACGGCGGGGACAGCCCGGCCTGGTCTCGCAAGCGCCAACCCTACGAACCGGCCGTCGAACCCCCGCTGCGCTCCCGCGTTCCCTATGCCGAACTGCATACACATTCGGCCTACAGCTTTCTGGACGGGGCCAGTACCCCGGAAGAACTCGTCGAAGAGGCGGTGCGGCTGGATCTGCGGGCCATCGCGCTCACCGACCATGACGGCCTCTACGGGGTGGTGCGCTTCGCCGAGGCCGCCAAGGAACTCGACATGCGCACCGTCTTCGGCGCCGAACTGTCATTGAGTAACACCCCCCGCACCGAGGATCCCGATCCGCCCGGTCCGCATCTGCTGGTGCTGGCCCGTGGACCCGAGGGGTACCGCCGGCTGTCGCGGGAGATCGCCCGCGCGCATCTGGCCGGTGGAGAGAAGGGCAGGCCGCGCTACGACTACGACGCATTGGCCGAAGCCTCCGGCGGACACTGGCACATCCTGACCGGATGCCGCAAAGGCCATGTCCGACAAGCATTCTCGACGGGTGGTCCCGAGGCGGCCGAGCGGGCCCTCGCCGACCTGGTCGACCGGTTCGGTGCGCAGCGGGTCAGTGTCGAGCTCACCCATCACGGCGACCCGCTCGACGACGAACGCAACGCGGCGCTGGCGGCGCTGGCGCCCCGGTTCGGCCTGTCGGTGGTCGCCACCACCGCCGCACACGTCGCCGAACCGAGCCGCGGCAGGCTGGCCATGGCGATGGGCGCGATCCGGGCCCGCCAGTCGCTCGACGAGGCGGCCGGCTGGCTGGCCCCGCTGGGCGGAGCGCACCTGCGCGCCGGTGACGAGATGGCCCGGCTGTTCTTCGAGTATCCCGAAGTTGTCACCGCTGCAGCCGATCTCGGCGAGCAGTGTGCGTTCGAGCTGGCGCTGATCGCCCCGCAGCTGCCACCGTTCGACGTGCCGTCCGGCGAAACCGAGGACAGCTGGCTGCGTGAGCTCACCATGCTCGGCGCCGCCCGACGCTACGGTCCGCGATCGGCCGCGCCCGAGGCGTACGCGCAGATCGAGCGGGAACTCGCCGTCATCGCGCAGTTGAAGTTCCCCGGCTATTTCCTGGTGGTGCACGACATCACCCAGTTCTGCCGGCGCAACAACATCCTGTGCCAGGGCCGTGGATCGGCGGCCAACTCCGCGGTCTGTTACTCCCTCGGCGTCACCGCCGTCGACCCGGTGGCCAACGGCCTGCTCTTCGAACGGTTCCTGTCCCCGGCCCGCGACGGCCCACCCGATATCGACATCGACATCGAATCGGACCTGCGCGAGAAGGCAATCCAGTACGTCTACGAGCGCTACGGCCGCGACTACGCCGCCCAGGTGGCCAACGTGATCACCTACCGCGGCCGCAGTGCCGTGCGGGACATGGCCCGGGCACTCGGGTTCTCGCAAGGTCAGCAGGATGCCTGGAGTAAGCAGATCAGCCGGTGGAACGGGCTGGCCGACTCGCCCGATGTCGAGGACATCCCCGAACCGGTGATCGATCTGGCGCTGCAGATCAAGAACTTGCCCCGGCACATGGGCATCCACTCCGGTGGCATGGTGATCTGCGACCGGCCGATCGCCGACGTATGCCCGGTGGAATGGGCGCGGATGGAGAATCGCAGTGTGCTTCAGTGGGACAAAGACGACTGCGCGGCAATCGGTTTGGTGAAGTTCGACCTGCTGGGTCTGGGTATGCTCTCGGCGCTGCACTACTGCATCGACTTGGTCGCCGAACACAAGGGAATCGAGGTCGACCTGGCCCGCCTGGACCTGTCGGATGCGCGCGTCTACCAGATGCTGCAGAAGGCCGATTCTGTCGGGGTTTTCCAGGTGGAGTCCCGTGCTCAGATGGCAACCCTGCCGCGGTTGAAGCCCCGGGTGTTCTACGACCTGGTGGTCGAGGTCGCGCTGATCCGCCCCGGCCCGATCCAGGGCGGCTCGGTGCACCCGTACATCAAGCGGCGCAACGGTCTGGAACCGGTGGTCTACGACCATCCGGCGATGGAACCGGCGCTGCGAAAGACGTTGGGGGTACCACTGTTCCAAGAGCAGCTGATGCAACTGGCGGTGGACTGTGCGGGCTTTTCGGCTGCCGAGGCCGACCAGTTGCGCAGAGCCATGGGCTCCAAACGGTCCACCGAGAAGATGCGCCGGCTACGGGACCGGTTCTACGCCGGGATGGCGCAGCGGCACGGCATTACCGGGGAAGTGGCCGACCGGATCTACGAGAAGCTGGAGGCGTTCGCCAATTTCGGCTTCCCGGAAAGTCATTCGCTCAGCTTCGCCTCGCTGGTGTACTACTCGTCCTGGTTCAAGCTCTACCATCCGGCCGCGTTCTGCGCGGCGTTGCTGCGCGCGCAGCCGATGGGCTTCTACTCCCCGCAGTCACTGGTCGCCGACGCCCGTCGCCACGGTGTCACCGTGCACGGCCCGTGCGTCAACGCCAGCCTGGCGTACGCCACGCTGGAGAACCAGGGGTTGGAGGTACGGCTGGGACTGGGGGCGGTGCGTCATATTGGTGATGACCTGGCCCAGCGCATCGTCGACGAACGGCAGGCTAATGGCCCGTATGCGTCGCTGCTGGATATGACTGGGCGCGTGACGCTTTCGGTGCCGCAGGCCGAGGCGCTGGCCACCGCGGGGGCGCTGGGCTGCTTTGCGATCACCCGGCGTGAAGCACTGTGGGCGGCCGGCGCGGCGGCCACCCAGCGGCCAGACCGGCTGCCCGGGGTAGGGACCTCGTCGCACGTGCCGGCGCTTCCCGGGATGACGGAGGTGGAACTGGCCGCCGCCGATGTCTGGGCCACCGGGGTCTCTCCGGACAGTTACCCCACTCAGTTCCTGCGCGAGGACCTCGACGCACTGGGCGTCATCACCGCTGACCGGCTGCTCGGCATCCCCGACGGCAGCCGGGTGCTGATCGCCGGGGCGGTGACCCACCGGCAGCGCCCGGCCACCGCCCAAGGGGTGACGTTCATGAACATCGAGGACGAGACCGGCATGGTCAACGTGCTGTGCACACCCGGAGTGTGGAGCCGGCACCGCAAGCTCGCCCAGACCGCGTCGGCCCTGCTGATTCGTGGTCAGGTGCAGAACGCCACCGGGGCGGTGACGGTGATCGCCGAGCGGATGGGCCGTATCAGCATGACGGTGAGCTCGCGGTCGAGGGACTTCCGGTGAAAGCCGCCGGCGCGAGGGTGCGTGTCTGTACACCGACACGCCGGCTGGGGTGGCATTTCGCGCACGCTCGCCGAGGATGAGCGCTAGGCCGTCGGGGTGGTCCACACCTTGTCGACGCTGATCCTGAGCCGCAGGTTGTAGCCGCCCATCGCCTCGGTCAGCCCGAATTGGTCGGCGGCTTCCCGGTATTTCGCCCAGTACGGTTCGTCATCGCGGGGATCGGCGTCCTCGGAATCCACCACGGCGGTACCGCCCACCACGACGATGCCCCCACCATTGCCGTCGGAGTCCAGATTCAGGCTGACAAGCGGGTGAGCCCGGATATGGCGCACCTTGGCTGCCGTCGGCTCGCTGTAGACGATCACGTCGGTGCCGTCGAAGTAGAACCAGACCAGCCTGGGCACCGGCTGGCCCGATTTGGCTACCGTGGTCAGCCAGCCGTAGTGGTCGGAGGTCAGTCGATCGGAAACCTCGTGACTCAGCTCAAGTGCCATGCACCCGAATGTAGTCTCCAGAGATGACCCTTGACCTGACCGCCGATGAACTCCTGACCTCCACCCGATCGGTGCGCAAGCGGCTCGACTTCGACAAGCCGGTGCCCCGCGAGGTCCTCATCGAGTGTCTGGATCTGGCGTTGCAGGCGCCCACCGGATCCAACACGCAGGGCTGGCAATGGGTCTTCGTCGAAGATCCCGCCAAGAAGACGGCGATCGCCGACATCTACCGGGCCACCGCCACCCCCTATCTGGATCTGCCCAGCCCGGTCCGCGGCGATATCCGCGACGAGCAGCAGGGTGCGGTCCGCAGTTCGGCGGCGTACCTCAACGAGAACCTCGAGAAGGCGCCGGTTTTCTTGATCCCATGCCTGGAAGGCCGCCCCGAGGGTGCCGACGCCGGCATGCAGGCCTCGTTCTGGGGTTCGCTGCTGCCCGCGGTGTGGAGCTTCATGCTGGCGCTGCGCTCACGCGGTCTGGGCACCGCATGGACCACGCTGCACCTGATCGGGGAGGGCGAGAAGAAGACCGCCGACCTGCTCGGAATTCCCTATGAGCACTACACCCAGGGTGGGCTGTTCCCGATCGCCTACACCAAGGGCACCGACTTCAAACCGGCCAAGCGGCTGCC is a window from the Mycolicibacterium anyangense genome containing:
- a CDS encoding DNA polymerase Y family protein → MDWPAVAAAVAVGLEATAPVAVTLANRVIACSSAARAAGVRRGLRRRESQARCPQLYVVAADPARDARFFEGVTAAVDEVVPRAEVLRPGLLVLAVRGAARYFGSEQDAAERLVDAVAAAGAECQVGIADQLGTAVFAAKAGRVIEPGQDAAFLSTLSIRQLAAEPSLSGPGRDELADLLWRMGIRTFGQFAEFSRSDVASRFDADAVAAHRLARGEPVRGPSGRAVPAELDAVLTCDPPIDRVDAAAFAGRALAAALHRSLESAGVGCTRLAIHAVTAKGGELTRVWRCAEPLTEDATADRVRWQLDGWLNQRRAQDRPNAPVTLLRLQPVEVVSAEALQLPLWGGVGEEDRLRARRALVRVQGLLGQEAVQLPMLSGGRGPAERITLTPLGDEQVPRADPNRPWPGRLPDPAPTVLLDDPVELLDAQGNPVKVTARGMFTAEPAHLDGQYPGELRWWAGPWPVDERWWDQAEPSRAGRTARAQVLVGEEPGTALLLCYRQRRWYLEGVYE
- a CDS encoding nucleoside hydrolase, encoding MPVFADVDTGVDDAMALVYLLASPDADLVGIASTGGNVDVDQVCRNNLGLLELCRAGDIPVSRGAGEPLADTMRTAEDTHGPGGLGYAELPTHSRELTSYDSAEAWVRAAHGRPGELIGLVTGPLTNLALAVRAEPHLPSLLRRLVIMGGSFDYRGNTTPVAEWNISVDPEAAAEVFAAWGRAVESNAIEPHQLPIVCGLNLTENIALTPAILSRLAGAAESASVTMSVLDSRGTRSVADNPLIRALEDAMRFYFEFHFDQGEGFLAHLHDPLAAAVALDPGIIGTRAATVDVELTGTLTRAMTIADWSRHWGREPNAHIGVEVDPAAFFDLYIERVGPFARALGHS
- a CDS encoding acyl-CoA thioesterase, which encodes MARFSMPLRVRYVECDMQGRVFNGHYLTWIDMAHTEALRGVVGGIQVLVDRGIDVVVAAAELQFRLPAGFDEELVVEVALDQPGRTSLRSTYAIRRGTDVVAEATMIHVCVDATTFEKREWPDWFRDEVAAAG
- a CDS encoding histidine phosphatase family protein, with protein sequence MQRSGVRTLVAVLAALLAAVLVAGCGSSGPKERTITLTFIRHGESQANKDGIIDTLVPGPSLTPAGQQQAIAVANRLKGNDYDGIYASEMVRTQQTADPMSKALGKPVNVLPGLNEISAGWFNGDNMDKAAATYLVAPMDWMRGFTNFSIPGSVSGTEFNGKFTSAVQRIYDSGDTKPVAFSSAASIMLWTLLNVRNAKDSLATDHPLPNTGRVVITGNPYIGWTLVDWDGITDF
- a CDS encoding MaoC family dehydratase, with amino-acid sequence MALDPTAIGAVTEPQIFEWTERDTLLYAVGVGAGVDDLAYTTENSHDIPQQVLPTFAVICCPGFSAVGKVGTFDFGKLLHGSQEIRLHKPLPPAGSLSVVGEVIDVQDKGEGKNGIVMLRDIGSDPVTGEVVVETTATAVIRGAGGFGGEPGQRPPAPEFPDRDPDVRVVMPTRVDQALIYRLSGDRNPLHSDPWFARELAGFPTPILHGLCTYGFAGRALLGELAGNDSSKLTAVAARFSSPVFPGETLTTSIWRTEAGKAVYRTEAAGPDGSNSRVVLDDGAAEYLD
- a CDS encoding VIT1/CCC1 transporter family protein, whose product is MSETPDTPEPQLHPAEPHHGAIGSKLNWLRAGVLGANDGIVSVAGIVVGVAAATTDRDPIFTAGIAGLAAGALSMALGEYVSVSTQRDTEKALLQKERRELDTQPAAELDELAALYEAKGLTPATARTVAEELTDHDAFAAHIDIELGIDPEELTNPWQAAISSAIAFTVGAILPMLAILLPPPSTRIPITFAAVLIALAVTGWLSARLGGADAGRAIQRVVIGGALAMAITFGIGHLVGGAVG
- a CDS encoding DUF899 domain-containing protein, which translates into the protein MSALPPVVDQQTWRAALDDLRAREKAATRELDAIAAQRRRLPMVELPDYTLIGPDGPIRLAEVFDGHSQLIVYHHMWSDGAQWQCPGCTGFTSQFTRLEFLANYDARFVIVTNGPIEEAMAYKARVGNQMDWYSSAQSSFGTDVDAGPGGGFAVNVFLRDSADRVYRTWHTNGRGTEQLSHSFGLIDVLPWGRQEEWQDSPDGWPQRPTYSGWADSPDIARAYGQGPTLSP